A part of Populus alba chromosome 8, ASM523922v2, whole genome shotgun sequence genomic DNA contains:
- the LOC118062367 gene encoding probable methyltransferase PMT5 isoform X5, whose amino-acid sequence MRSPWFNKPLAIFGPRPPISWLLLCVVCVLGLIAILGSTSLSAFDSVTPTPVLDIYSNYRRLKEQAAVDYLELRTLSSGAGRQRELGLCGREQENYVPCYNVSANLLAGLKDGEEFDRHCEMSRPREQCLVRPPKDYKIPLRWPAGKDVIWSGNVKITKDQFLSSGSMTKRLMLLEENQFAFHSEDGLIFDGVKDYSHQVAEMIGLGGDSEFVQAGVQTVLDIGCGFGSFGAHLVSLKLMSVCIAAYEATGSQVQMALERGLPAMIGNFISRQLPYPSLSFDMIHCAQCGIVWDKKDGMFLIEVDRVLKPGGYFVLTSPAINPHGSSLSTRKRSTLTPIEEFTEEICWNLIAQQDETFIWQKTVDVHCYKTRKHGAIPICNDGHDSSSYYQPLVSCISGTTSNRWIPIQNRSSGPYLSSAELEIHGVQPEDYFEDSQFWRSALRNYWSLLSPIIFSDHPKRPGDEDPTPPFNMV is encoded by the exons ATGAGAAGCCCTTGGTTCAATAAACCACTTGCTATTTTTGGCCCCAGACCGCCAATTAGTTGGTTGCTGTTGTGCGTTGTTTGTGTGCTTGGACTGATAGCTATCTTGGGTTCTACTTCTCTGAGTGCGTTTGATTCCGTGACTCCCACTCCCGTGCTTgatatttattcaaattatagAAGGTTAAAGGAGCAAGCGGCAGTTGACTATTTAGAGCTTAGAACACTCTCATCTGGAGCTGGTCGGCAAAGAGAGCTGGGACTTTGTGGCAGAGAACAAGAAAATTATGTTCCTTGTTACAATGTCTCAGCAAATTTGTTGGCTGGGCTTAAAGATGGGGAGGAGTTTGATCGGCATTGTGAAATGTCAAGACCGAGGGAACAATGCTTGGTTCGCCCTCCAAAGGACTATAAGATTCCCTTAAGGTGGCCTGCTGGTAAGGATGTGATATGGAGTGGAAATGTTAAGATAACCAAAGATCAGTTTCTTTCTTCCGGAAGCATGACCAAAAG GTTGATGTTACTGGAAGAGAATCAATTTGCCTTCCACTCTGAGGATGGATTGATCTTTGATGGTGTGAAAGATTATTCTCACCAGGTTGCAGAGATGATAGGATTAGGAGGTGACTCTGAATTTGTTCAAGCTGGT GTGCAAACTGTGCTAGACATTGGTTGTGGATTTGGTAGCTTTGGAGCTCATTTAGTATCACTGAAACTAATGTCTGTTTGTATTGCGGCATATGAGGCAACCGGAAGCCAAGTTCAAATGGCCCTTGAAAGAGGTCTTCCAGCAATGATTGGCAATTTTATTTCACGACAACTTCCATATCCATCATTGTCATTTGATATGATTCATTGTGCTCAATGCGGTATTGTTTGGGATAAAAAAG ATGGTATGTTCCTTATAGAAGTGGATCGAGTTCTCAAGCCTGGAGGTTACTTTGTTTTAACTTCACCAGCAATCAATCCACATGGAAGTTCATTGAGTACGAGGAAGAGAAGCACACTGACACCAATAGAAGAATTTACTGAAGAAATCTGTTGGAATCTTATAGCTCAGCAGGATGAGACTTTCATCTGGCAAAAAACTGTGGATGTTCATTGCTATAAAACTCG CAAGCATGGTGCTATACCAATTTGTAATGATGGCCACGATTCTTCATCTTATTATCAACCCCTTGTGTCATGTATAAGTGGGACCACCAGCAACCGCTGGATTCCCATCCAGAACAGGTCCTCCGGTCCCTATTTGAGCTCAGCAGAGCTTGAAATTCAT GGAGTTCAGCCGGAAGATTACTTTGAAGATTCTCAGTTTTGGAGATCAGCTCTGAGAAACTACTGGTCTTTACTTTCACCTATAATTTTCTCCGACCATCCTAAGAGACCAGGTGATGAAGATCCAACACCTCCATTTAACATG GTGTGA
- the LOC118062368 gene encoding 14-3-3-like protein GF14 iota has protein sequence MSTEKERETRVYMAKLAEQAERYDEMVESMKNVAKLNCDLTVEERNLLSVGYKNVIGARRASWRIMSSIEQKEESKGNDGNVKLIKGYRQKVEEELSKICNDILSIIDDHLVPSSASGEATVFYYKMKGDYYRYLAEFKADQERKDAADQSLKGYEAASATASTDLPSTHPIRLGLALNFSVFYYEIMNSPERACHLAKQAFDEAIAELDTLSEESYKDSTLIMQLLRDNLTLWTSDLPEDGGDDDFKGEESKEKHAEGEH, from the exons atGTCAACCGAGAAGGAGAGGGAGACTCGTGTTTACATGGCCAAGCTCGCTGAACAGGCCGAGCGCTATGATG AGATGGTTGAGAGCATGAAAAATGTTGCCAAACTTAATTGTGACCTGACCGTGGAGGAGAGGAACCTCCTCTCGGTGGGATACAAAAATGTAATTGGTGCTAGGCGGGCTTCGTGGCGGATCATGTCTTCAATTGAGCAGAAGGAAGAATCTAAAGGAAACGACGGCAACGTTAAATTGATTAAGGGATACCGCCAGAAGGTGGAGGAGGAACTCTCCAAGATTTGCAATGACATCTTGTCCATCATCGATGACCATCTGGTCCCTTCTTCCGCCTCAGGAGAAGCAACCGTGTTCTACTACAAGAT GAAAGGTGACTACTACCGCTATCTAGCTGAGTTCAAGGCTGATCAAGAAAGGAAGGACGCAGCCGATCAGTCATTAAAGGGTTACGAG GCTGCTTCTGCCACTGCAAGCACAGATCTGCCTTCAACCCACCCAATTCGTCTTGGCCTTGCCCTTAACTTCTCTGTTTTCTACTATGAGATCATGAACTCTCCTGAGAG GGCCTGCCATCTGGCCAAACAAGCTTTTGATGAGGCGATTGCAGAGTTGGACACTTTAAGTGAGGAATCATACAAGGACAGCACCTTAATTATGCAGTTGTTAAGAGATAACCTCACTCTCTGGACTTCTGATTTGCCTGAAGATGGAG GTGATGATGACTTCAAAGGTGAAGAATCAAAGGAAAAACATGCCGAAGGAGAG CACTGA
- the LOC118062367 gene encoding probable methyltransferase PMT5 isoform X3, producing the protein MRSPWFNKPLAIFGPRPPISWLLLCVVCVLGLIAILGSTSLSAFDSVTPTPVLDIYSNYRRLKEQAAVDYLELRTLSSGAGRQRELGLCGREQENYVPCYNVSANLLAGLKDGEEFDRHCEMSRPREQCLVRPPKDYKIPLRWPAGKDVIWSGNVKITKDQFLSSGSMTKRLMLLEENQFAFHSEDGLIFDGVKDYSHQVAEMIGLGGDSEFVQAGVQTVLDIGCGFGSFGAHLVSLKLMSVCIAAYEATGSQVQMALERGLPAMIGNFISRQLPYPSLSFDMIHCAQCGIVWDKKDGMFLIEVDRVLKPGGYFVLTSPAINPHGSSLSTRKRSTLTPIEEFTEEICWNLIAQQDETFIWQKTVDVHCYKTRKHGAIPICNDGHDSSSYYQPLVSCISGTTSNRWIPIQNRSSGPYLSSAELEIHGVQPEDYFEDSQFWRSALRNYWSLLSPIIFSDHPKRPGDEDPTPPFNMMHLS; encoded by the exons ATGAGAAGCCCTTGGTTCAATAAACCACTTGCTATTTTTGGCCCCAGACCGCCAATTAGTTGGTTGCTGTTGTGCGTTGTTTGTGTGCTTGGACTGATAGCTATCTTGGGTTCTACTTCTCTGAGTGCGTTTGATTCCGTGACTCCCACTCCCGTGCTTgatatttattcaaattatagAAGGTTAAAGGAGCAAGCGGCAGTTGACTATTTAGAGCTTAGAACACTCTCATCTGGAGCTGGTCGGCAAAGAGAGCTGGGACTTTGTGGCAGAGAACAAGAAAATTATGTTCCTTGTTACAATGTCTCAGCAAATTTGTTGGCTGGGCTTAAAGATGGGGAGGAGTTTGATCGGCATTGTGAAATGTCAAGACCGAGGGAACAATGCTTGGTTCGCCCTCCAAAGGACTATAAGATTCCCTTAAGGTGGCCTGCTGGTAAGGATGTGATATGGAGTGGAAATGTTAAGATAACCAAAGATCAGTTTCTTTCTTCCGGAAGCATGACCAAAAG GTTGATGTTACTGGAAGAGAATCAATTTGCCTTCCACTCTGAGGATGGATTGATCTTTGATGGTGTGAAAGATTATTCTCACCAGGTTGCAGAGATGATAGGATTAGGAGGTGACTCTGAATTTGTTCAAGCTGGT GTGCAAACTGTGCTAGACATTGGTTGTGGATTTGGTAGCTTTGGAGCTCATTTAGTATCACTGAAACTAATGTCTGTTTGTATTGCGGCATATGAGGCAACCGGAAGCCAAGTTCAAATGGCCCTTGAAAGAGGTCTTCCAGCAATGATTGGCAATTTTATTTCACGACAACTTCCATATCCATCATTGTCATTTGATATGATTCATTGTGCTCAATGCGGTATTGTTTGGGATAAAAAAG ATGGTATGTTCCTTATAGAAGTGGATCGAGTTCTCAAGCCTGGAGGTTACTTTGTTTTAACTTCACCAGCAATCAATCCACATGGAAGTTCATTGAGTACGAGGAAGAGAAGCACACTGACACCAATAGAAGAATTTACTGAAGAAATCTGTTGGAATCTTATAGCTCAGCAGGATGAGACTTTCATCTGGCAAAAAACTGTGGATGTTCATTGCTATAAAACTCG CAAGCATGGTGCTATACCAATTTGTAATGATGGCCACGATTCTTCATCTTATTATCAACCCCTTGTGTCATGTATAAGTGGGACCACCAGCAACCGCTGGATTCCCATCCAGAACAGGTCCTCCGGTCCCTATTTGAGCTCAGCAGAGCTTGAAATTCAT GGAGTTCAGCCGGAAGATTACTTTGAAGATTCTCAGTTTTGGAGATCAGCTCTGAGAAACTACTGGTCTTTACTTTCACCTATAATTTTCTCCGACCATCCTAAGAGACCAGGTGATGAAGATCCAACACCTCCATTTAACATG ATGCATTTATCATGA
- the LOC118062367 gene encoding probable methyltransferase PMT5 isoform X4 translates to MRSPWFNKPLAIFGPRPPISWLLLCVVCVLGLIAILGSTSLSAFDSVTPTPVLDIYSNYRRLKEQAAVDYLELRTLSSGAGRQRELGLCGREQENYVPCYNVSANLLAGLKDGEEFDRHCEMSRPREQCLVRPPKDYKIPLRWPAGKDVIWSGNVKITKDQFLSSGSMTKRLMLLEENQFAFHSEDGLIFDGVKDYSHQVAEMIGLGGDSEFVQAGVQTVLDIGCGFGSFGAHLVSLKLMSVCIAAYEATGSQVQMALERGLPAMIGNFISRQLPYPSLSFDMIHCAQCGIVWDKKDGMFLIEVDRVLKPGGYFVLTSPAINPHGSSLSTRKRSTLTPIEEFTEEICWNLIAQQDETFIWQKTVDVHCYKTRKHGAIPICNDGHDSSSYYQPLVSCISGTTSNRWIPIQNRSSGPYLSSAELEIHGVQPEDYFEDSQFWRSALRNYWSLLSPIIFSDHPKRPGDEDPTPPFNMSL, encoded by the exons ATGAGAAGCCCTTGGTTCAATAAACCACTTGCTATTTTTGGCCCCAGACCGCCAATTAGTTGGTTGCTGTTGTGCGTTGTTTGTGTGCTTGGACTGATAGCTATCTTGGGTTCTACTTCTCTGAGTGCGTTTGATTCCGTGACTCCCACTCCCGTGCTTgatatttattcaaattatagAAGGTTAAAGGAGCAAGCGGCAGTTGACTATTTAGAGCTTAGAACACTCTCATCTGGAGCTGGTCGGCAAAGAGAGCTGGGACTTTGTGGCAGAGAACAAGAAAATTATGTTCCTTGTTACAATGTCTCAGCAAATTTGTTGGCTGGGCTTAAAGATGGGGAGGAGTTTGATCGGCATTGTGAAATGTCAAGACCGAGGGAACAATGCTTGGTTCGCCCTCCAAAGGACTATAAGATTCCCTTAAGGTGGCCTGCTGGTAAGGATGTGATATGGAGTGGAAATGTTAAGATAACCAAAGATCAGTTTCTTTCTTCCGGAAGCATGACCAAAAG GTTGATGTTACTGGAAGAGAATCAATTTGCCTTCCACTCTGAGGATGGATTGATCTTTGATGGTGTGAAAGATTATTCTCACCAGGTTGCAGAGATGATAGGATTAGGAGGTGACTCTGAATTTGTTCAAGCTGGT GTGCAAACTGTGCTAGACATTGGTTGTGGATTTGGTAGCTTTGGAGCTCATTTAGTATCACTGAAACTAATGTCTGTTTGTATTGCGGCATATGAGGCAACCGGAAGCCAAGTTCAAATGGCCCTTGAAAGAGGTCTTCCAGCAATGATTGGCAATTTTATTTCACGACAACTTCCATATCCATCATTGTCATTTGATATGATTCATTGTGCTCAATGCGGTATTGTTTGGGATAAAAAAG ATGGTATGTTCCTTATAGAAGTGGATCGAGTTCTCAAGCCTGGAGGTTACTTTGTTTTAACTTCACCAGCAATCAATCCACATGGAAGTTCATTGAGTACGAGGAAGAGAAGCACACTGACACCAATAGAAGAATTTACTGAAGAAATCTGTTGGAATCTTATAGCTCAGCAGGATGAGACTTTCATCTGGCAAAAAACTGTGGATGTTCATTGCTATAAAACTCG CAAGCATGGTGCTATACCAATTTGTAATGATGGCCACGATTCTTCATCTTATTATCAACCCCTTGTGTCATGTATAAGTGGGACCACCAGCAACCGCTGGATTCCCATCCAGAACAGGTCCTCCGGTCCCTATTTGAGCTCAGCAGAGCTTGAAATTCAT GGAGTTCAGCCGGAAGATTACTTTGAAGATTCTCAGTTTTGGAGATCAGCTCTGAGAAACTACTGGTCTTTACTTTCACCTATAATTTTCTCCGACCATCCTAAGAGACCAGGTGATGAAGATCCAACACCTCCATTTAACATG TCTTTGTAA
- the LOC118062367 gene encoding probable methyltransferase PMT5 isoform X2, translated as MRSPWFNKPLAIFGPRPPISWLLLCVVCVLGLIAILGSTSLSAFDSVTPTPVLDIYSNYRRLKEQAAVDYLELRTLSSGAGRQRELGLCGREQENYVPCYNVSANLLAGLKDGEEFDRHCEMSRPREQCLVRPPKDYKIPLRWPAGKDVIWSGNVKITKDQFLSSGSMTKRLMLLEENQFAFHSEDGLIFDGVKDYSHQVAEMIGLGGDSEFVQAGVQTVLDIGCGFGSFGAHLVSLKLMSVCIAAYEATGSQVQMALERGLPAMIGNFISRQLPYPSLSFDMIHCAQCGIVWDKKDGMFLIEVDRVLKPGGYFVLTSPAINPHGSSLSTRKRSTLTPIEEFTEEICWNLIAQQDETFIWQKTVDVHCYKTRKHGAIPICNDGHDSSSYYQPLVSCISGTTSNRWIPIQNRSSGPYLSSAELEIHGVQPEDYFEDSQFWRSALRNYWSLLSPIIFSDHPKRPGDEDPTPPFNMVRNVMDMNARYGGLNAAMLEENKLVWVMNVVPVRAPNTLPLILDRGFAGVLHDCLCKCSVILACAPVLSNILKNNFWNSRCPA; from the exons ATGAGAAGCCCTTGGTTCAATAAACCACTTGCTATTTTTGGCCCCAGACCGCCAATTAGTTGGTTGCTGTTGTGCGTTGTTTGTGTGCTTGGACTGATAGCTATCTTGGGTTCTACTTCTCTGAGTGCGTTTGATTCCGTGACTCCCACTCCCGTGCTTgatatttattcaaattatagAAGGTTAAAGGAGCAAGCGGCAGTTGACTATTTAGAGCTTAGAACACTCTCATCTGGAGCTGGTCGGCAAAGAGAGCTGGGACTTTGTGGCAGAGAACAAGAAAATTATGTTCCTTGTTACAATGTCTCAGCAAATTTGTTGGCTGGGCTTAAAGATGGGGAGGAGTTTGATCGGCATTGTGAAATGTCAAGACCGAGGGAACAATGCTTGGTTCGCCCTCCAAAGGACTATAAGATTCCCTTAAGGTGGCCTGCTGGTAAGGATGTGATATGGAGTGGAAATGTTAAGATAACCAAAGATCAGTTTCTTTCTTCCGGAAGCATGACCAAAAG GTTGATGTTACTGGAAGAGAATCAATTTGCCTTCCACTCTGAGGATGGATTGATCTTTGATGGTGTGAAAGATTATTCTCACCAGGTTGCAGAGATGATAGGATTAGGAGGTGACTCTGAATTTGTTCAAGCTGGT GTGCAAACTGTGCTAGACATTGGTTGTGGATTTGGTAGCTTTGGAGCTCATTTAGTATCACTGAAACTAATGTCTGTTTGTATTGCGGCATATGAGGCAACCGGAAGCCAAGTTCAAATGGCCCTTGAAAGAGGTCTTCCAGCAATGATTGGCAATTTTATTTCACGACAACTTCCATATCCATCATTGTCATTTGATATGATTCATTGTGCTCAATGCGGTATTGTTTGGGATAAAAAAG ATGGTATGTTCCTTATAGAAGTGGATCGAGTTCTCAAGCCTGGAGGTTACTTTGTTTTAACTTCACCAGCAATCAATCCACATGGAAGTTCATTGAGTACGAGGAAGAGAAGCACACTGACACCAATAGAAGAATTTACTGAAGAAATCTGTTGGAATCTTATAGCTCAGCAGGATGAGACTTTCATCTGGCAAAAAACTGTGGATGTTCATTGCTATAAAACTCG CAAGCATGGTGCTATACCAATTTGTAATGATGGCCACGATTCTTCATCTTATTATCAACCCCTTGTGTCATGTATAAGTGGGACCACCAGCAACCGCTGGATTCCCATCCAGAACAGGTCCTCCGGTCCCTATTTGAGCTCAGCAGAGCTTGAAATTCAT GGAGTTCAGCCGGAAGATTACTTTGAAGATTCTCAGTTTTGGAGATCAGCTCTGAGAAACTACTGGTCTTTACTTTCACCTATAATTTTCTCCGACCATCCTAAGAGACCAGGTGATGAAGATCCAACACCTCCATTTAACATGGTACGCAACGTCATGGACATGAATGCTCGATATGGAGGTTTAAATGCTGCAATGCTGGaggaaaataaattagtttggGTGATGAATGTAGTGCCTGTCAGGGCTCCTAATACACTTCCTCTCATACTTGATCGTGGTTTTGCTGGTGTCTTGCATGACTG TCTTTGTAAATGCTCTGTAATTCTTGCCTGTGCACCTGTCTTGAGCAACATCCTCAAAAACAACTTCTGGAATTCAAGATGCCCTGCCTAA
- the LOC118062367 gene encoding probable methyltransferase PMT5 isoform X1, with translation MRSPWFNKPLAIFGPRPPISWLLLCVVCVLGLIAILGSTSLSAFDSVTPTPVLDIYSNYRRLKEQAAVDYLELRTLSSGAGRQRELGLCGREQENYVPCYNVSANLLAGLKDGEEFDRHCEMSRPREQCLVRPPKDYKIPLRWPAGKDVIWSGNVKITKDQFLSSGSMTKRLMLLEENQFAFHSEDGLIFDGVKDYSHQVAEMIGLGGDSEFVQAGVQTVLDIGCGFGSFGAHLVSLKLMSVCIAAYEATGSQVQMALERGLPAMIGNFISRQLPYPSLSFDMIHCAQCGIVWDKKDGMFLIEVDRVLKPGGYFVLTSPAINPHGSSLSTRKRSTLTPIEEFTEEICWNLIAQQDETFIWQKTVDVHCYKTRKHGAIPICNDGHDSSSYYQPLVSCISGTTSNRWIPIQNRSSGPYLSSAELEIHGVQPEDYFEDSQFWRSALRNYWSLLSPIIFSDHPKRPGDEDPTPPFNMVRNVMDMNARYGGLNAAMLEENKLVWVMNVVPVRAPNTLPLILDRGFAGVLHDWCEPFPTYPRTYDLLHANGLLAHLSSERCSMMDLFLEMDRILRPEGWVIFSDKLGAIEMAQALAMQIHWEARVIDLDNGSDQRLLVCQKPFVKK, from the exons ATGAGAAGCCCTTGGTTCAATAAACCACTTGCTATTTTTGGCCCCAGACCGCCAATTAGTTGGTTGCTGTTGTGCGTTGTTTGTGTGCTTGGACTGATAGCTATCTTGGGTTCTACTTCTCTGAGTGCGTTTGATTCCGTGACTCCCACTCCCGTGCTTgatatttattcaaattatagAAGGTTAAAGGAGCAAGCGGCAGTTGACTATTTAGAGCTTAGAACACTCTCATCTGGAGCTGGTCGGCAAAGAGAGCTGGGACTTTGTGGCAGAGAACAAGAAAATTATGTTCCTTGTTACAATGTCTCAGCAAATTTGTTGGCTGGGCTTAAAGATGGGGAGGAGTTTGATCGGCATTGTGAAATGTCAAGACCGAGGGAACAATGCTTGGTTCGCCCTCCAAAGGACTATAAGATTCCCTTAAGGTGGCCTGCTGGTAAGGATGTGATATGGAGTGGAAATGTTAAGATAACCAAAGATCAGTTTCTTTCTTCCGGAAGCATGACCAAAAG GTTGATGTTACTGGAAGAGAATCAATTTGCCTTCCACTCTGAGGATGGATTGATCTTTGATGGTGTGAAAGATTATTCTCACCAGGTTGCAGAGATGATAGGATTAGGAGGTGACTCTGAATTTGTTCAAGCTGGT GTGCAAACTGTGCTAGACATTGGTTGTGGATTTGGTAGCTTTGGAGCTCATTTAGTATCACTGAAACTAATGTCTGTTTGTATTGCGGCATATGAGGCAACCGGAAGCCAAGTTCAAATGGCCCTTGAAAGAGGTCTTCCAGCAATGATTGGCAATTTTATTTCACGACAACTTCCATATCCATCATTGTCATTTGATATGATTCATTGTGCTCAATGCGGTATTGTTTGGGATAAAAAAG ATGGTATGTTCCTTATAGAAGTGGATCGAGTTCTCAAGCCTGGAGGTTACTTTGTTTTAACTTCACCAGCAATCAATCCACATGGAAGTTCATTGAGTACGAGGAAGAGAAGCACACTGACACCAATAGAAGAATTTACTGAAGAAATCTGTTGGAATCTTATAGCTCAGCAGGATGAGACTTTCATCTGGCAAAAAACTGTGGATGTTCATTGCTATAAAACTCG CAAGCATGGTGCTATACCAATTTGTAATGATGGCCACGATTCTTCATCTTATTATCAACCCCTTGTGTCATGTATAAGTGGGACCACCAGCAACCGCTGGATTCCCATCCAGAACAGGTCCTCCGGTCCCTATTTGAGCTCAGCAGAGCTTGAAATTCAT GGAGTTCAGCCGGAAGATTACTTTGAAGATTCTCAGTTTTGGAGATCAGCTCTGAGAAACTACTGGTCTTTACTTTCACCTATAATTTTCTCCGACCATCCTAAGAGACCAGGTGATGAAGATCCAACACCTCCATTTAACATGGTACGCAACGTCATGGACATGAATGCTCGATATGGAGGTTTAAATGCTGCAATGCTGGaggaaaataaattagtttggGTGATGAATGTAGTGCCTGTCAGGGCTCCTAATACACTTCCTCTCATACTTGATCGTGGTTTTGCTGGTGTCTTGCATGACTG GTGTGAGCCATTCCCCACATACCCCCGAACATATGACCTGCTTCATGCTAATGGGCTTCTCGCACATCTCAGTTCAGAAAGATGCAGCATGATGGATTTATTTTTAGAGATGGATCGAATTCTACGCCCTGAG GGATGGGTTATCTTTTCTGATAAACTGGGAGCTATTGAGATGGCACAGGCACTTGCCATGCAGATACACTGGGAAGCTAGGGTGATTGACCTAGATAATGGCAGTGACCAGCGGCTGCTTGTTTGCCAAAAACCATTTGTGAAAAAATGA